GAGCGAAGTGGAGCGGCTAGCTCATGGATACTATTCAGCTGGAAATCATGCGCTTCATTGGAACGCTTCCGCCTTGGCGAGCGGGGTTTACTACGCTCGATTGTCAGTCACGGATGACCTCGGGAATTATGTCTATGTTAAGACTTCCAAATTGATTCTTGCGAAATAGGGACATCGGCATTCGACTGAATGAGAACCCGGTCTAGTCCGCTGACCGGGTTCACATCATGTGTGGGATGGTATCTGGGTCTGCATCCCATCGTGGATCCAATTCCGATGTCACTTGTGGGGCTGGTGGGGACCTGGATCGAGGCGATGAGGGATGAAGTTGGTCGCATCCTCCGCTCGGTAAGGCACGGCCGGTCGATTGCCGCGCCCCCTCTTGGGTCTTCGCCGTTCTTCACTCCAACGGTGAGCCAGATCATTGGCAAGGACGAGTAGACGAGCGAGCTTGACAGGATGCTATTCAAAGTCGCCTCGTTCCACGAACGAGAGTTGGATGGCCGCTTCGAAGCGCTTTCCCACCTCATCGAGCCGGTCGTCTGTCTCCTTCTTGGCTTTGTTGTTGACGGGACTCTTATCGCCATGTACCTACGGATGTTCGCGCTCGTGGGGGCGTTTCGAGGTGGATAACATGCGCTCAGAGAGGGATTCGAGGAAAGGGTTTGGTCAAACGGAACTTGTCAATACTTGTGAGACAAATCTTTTTGTGAGTTAGCCACCAAATCCGACAGCGATCTTCAGTGGTGGATTTATCCACACATGGTCCGGGACCGATTTGACTTGTGGCGTTCCTTTTACAAATCTCTCCGGGTGTGTTTCAAATGCTTTGATAAGCACAGCAGCCCTTGATTGGAGAATGGGTTCGTGCTGCTTAAAGTGGACATTAGCCGGTGTCAACATTGCGATGCCTGAATGACGATGTTCAACATTGTACCATCGATAGAATGTTTTGCAGAACAGCCGTGCTTCTTCGATCGTTGAGAAGCGCTCCGGGAATTCCGGACGGTATTTCAGCGTCTTGAACGCCGACTCCGAGAATGGATTGTCATTCGACACATGCGGCCTCGAATGAGTTTTCGCCACCCCAAGATCTGCAAGAAGCTGAGCAACCACGGATGATCTCATCGAGCTGCCATTGTCTGCATGTATCGTCAGCGATCCGCGATCAATATTCTGCCGCCAGCATGTTTCGGCGATCAACTCTTCGGCAAGTGCCGCGGATTCCCTGTAGGAGACCATGCAGCCGACAACATACCGGCTATAGACTTCAAGAATGGTATACAGATAATACTACGTCCACTTGCGCGGCCCCTTGAGCTTTGTAATGTCCCAGGACCATACTTCATTCGGGCGTGAGGCCAACAGCTCAGGGCGGGCATACGCACGGGGTGCCGACTGCCGTCGTTGACCTGTCTGGTGATTGCGTTCAAGAACCCGATTCATCGTTCTCTGAGAGCATAAATACTGGCCTTCATCAAGCATCGTCGCATGGATTTCCGGAGGAGCCATATCTCGAAATCGCTCACCGTTGAGCGTCTCCAGAACGATCGTTTCTTCCTGGGTGCTCAGGCGGCGAGGATGAGGACGATGAACTTTCAACGGACCTTTCGGCTGCTGCGAACGATACACGGTGGATCGGGACATTCCCAAGGCCTGGCACAAGGCCGTTGTGCTGAATTCTTCTCCATGGACTGCGACTATTTCCCGAGATTCTTCTCGTCGATCTCGGGAAGGTCGAGTCCCAGGATCAACGAAAGTTTCTTTTAGATCTCGACGATCAGCTCTGTCTTCTTGAGCTTCTCTTCCGTTCGTTCCAGTTGGCGACGCAGGCGGTGGATTTCCGCGTGCAACTCAGTTGTACTTTTTGTCTTGCTCCCGCTCTTTGTGGCGGTGAGTTGTCCACGTTCCTCTTGTTCCATCCACTTCCGGACGGAGGACTAGTACAATCCTTCTTTTGCCAAATATGATCCGACGGAATCGCTCCCCTTGGATTTCAGTTCGGCAACGGTCTCGATCACTCGGATCTTGTACGCGACCGTCAATCGCCTCCGGGGGGTCTGAGCAATGACTTCAACGTCTGGTGTCGTGGTTGTCCCACCAGTAACTCCAGTCGGCCTACGGCCTCCTTCTGTTCCTGGTGTCTGGGGCAGGGCTTCTATGCGTGCTTCTACCATTGTTCCTTCTCCTAATCTCCTCTATTCTGTTACTGCGTCAAGGATGGACGCTGTTAATCTCACTTGGTGTGTCATCGTCGACAGCGATCGCGTAGCGGCTGGGGCTCCTCCATCTCCCGATGCACTCTCAATTCTCGCCTCTCGATCTCCGACCTGCCGGACTGTGGAAATCATGAATCGCACTGCAATTGAGAACTACTTGGACCCCTCAAAAATTGCGGCGATCACCGGTGTTCTTTGTGCAGTTCCTCAATATGGACGTCCAACTGATCCTGCTGGCAATGCTCTAACAAAGAACGACCTGAAGACTATCAAAAGAAATGCGGGTAGGGTTGCTGCGGCTATGGGGCCAGATATTGTGCCATTTTCTCTCGATTCATCAGGCGCCTCTGAATGGATTACACTTTTCTCAAATGTCAAGAATGCGTTTGGGCTTTGAGCGCCCACAACGGTAGGGCCTAACCAACGCTTGCACCTGACGCCGCGTCTGGGGCATCGGGGTCGTCACCGATTCTGTTATAGGTTTTGGTTGCTTGCAATTCCACAGTCGTTTCGCGGCGCAGGTGAGCCGCGATCCGTTAGGCGGCAACTCTTCTCACATCAGGATACCTATGCGATCTACCATCGTAACTCTACTTGTCTTTACCGCTCTCTCCGCGTCGCCGGCACAACTGTCGATCGAAACCGCGAAGGAAGATATCATCCGTCTATGCTCACCCGAGTTTGTCGGGCGCGGCTACTTCGCCGAAGGCAATGCCAAGGCGGGAAATTATCTCAAAGCCCGCTTTCGCGAGATTGGCCTTGTGCCCATCGCCGCCGACATTGGCCAGAAATTCGAAATAGAACAGAATGTCGTTGACGGATTGGCTACGCTAGAAGTCAATGACCGCAAGCTAGTTCTTGGGAGAGACTTTCTTCCATTTGCTACTACCGGGTCTGGTTCAAACTCAAGGCGTACGCCAATCTACTATGTTCGCGGTGGAGTCTTCGCTCCCAACAAGGGGATCAATGATTATGCGGCCGTGGCAAGCGAGCGCGCAATCCTCATCTTCGACGACGAAGTGTCGGCGCAAGTCCAGGCAGATAAGTCCATCGATCCACGTTCTTATTCCCGTGCAGCAAGGATAGCCAATGCCGGAGAACTAAGAGCGTCCGCCGCCATCTTCCTCGTCAAGGAGCTCATGGCTTCGACGCCATATGAGAAGGCGAACGTCGCTGTCTTTGACGTTCTTTTGAGTTCATTACCGACTCCCGTTGAATCGGTTCGATTCGAGGTGGAGGCCTCGATGGAGGAATACGACGCCGAGAATATCATTGGCATGGTCAAGGGTACTGGGGAAACCGATACTTCTATCATCATATGCGCACACTATGATCATCTGGGTGGATTCGCGGATTCCCTCTACTTTCCGGGCGCGAACGACAACGCAAGTGGCGTCGGGATGCTCCTTACGCTCGCGGACTACTTCGCTACGCATCCAACTAAGCACTCGTTGGTGTTCATAGCCTTTTCAGGCGAAGACGTCGGTCTCATCGGCTCCAAGTACTATTCTGAGAACCCGCTCAAGCCCCTGGCAACTACCAAGTTCCTACTCAACCTTGACATGGTCGCGTCTGGAAACGATGGGGTAATGGCTGTCGGCGGGGATGATTTTCCAGAGTTCTATGCGATCCTCAAGGCAGCCAACGAATCATTGGCGCTCGGTCCGCTCTACAAACGTTGGAACGCCCCCAACGGCGATCATCACTTCATTTCACAGAAGGGAGTCAAGACTTTCTTCTTGTATGCCAATCAAGGCACACAACCGTATCACAGCTTTCAAGATGTGCCGGCGACCCTGGACTGGAAGGCGTTCGCGCACATCCTTGCGTTATCAAAAGAATTCATTGCAGCTATCGCCAATTAGAAGTTGCCGCCTAACAAGTCACTCAACTTGCGCTCGCCGCTTCGCGGTAGCTTCGCAGAAAATGGCGGTGGATAGGGAAGCAGTTCAGGCCAGCCACAACTATTGCGGTACTTGACAGTTTAACGAACCTACAACTCGCCGGCGCAGGTGAGCCGCGAAATCGTTAGGCAGCCCCGGAATGGACCAGAAAACGAAACGCGCGCGGGAGATTCAGGATGCTATTCACACAATTCTCCTGCATGAGTGGGATCCGCTTTGCGTCGTCCATCTCCCCGGTGCGCAGGACGAGTATGACGGGTACATCGGGTCCGTGTACAGTTGGCTCGCCGCGGGGAGCAGCGCAACAGAGGTTGCGGAACGTCTTGCTGCGCTTGAACGCGAGTCATTGGGTTTCTCGACCCCAGCAAATGCACTGTTGCCAGTCGCAACAAGTCTCTGCGCACTGGACGTGCGGTTAGATCCGGAGGTCGGGGCTGCCTAGCTAGCGGCTGCACCTGACGCAGCGCCAGGTTCGCTTCGAAAGATACTGGTTACGAATCGGTGCTGACAGTAGCGTGTATTTACAGATGTGTCCGAAGCAAGGTGATGAGTGCGTCAAGCCAAGAAGCGAGGTAAGGTACGATCTGAATTCAAGAGGGTATTCAATAGCCTTCGGAAGCAGGTGACTTGTGTCACGCCGCAATCAAGTGTTTGGGATGTGCCGTCTTTGTGGCAATGAGCGGCAATTGTCGTTTGAACATGTCCCACCAAAGGCAGCGTTCAACGACAGGAGGTACATCAAAGTCGCTTTGGAAGATACGATTGGGCTTGGACCTGATGAAATCGTCAAAGGGCCAAT
Above is a window of Ignavibacteriota bacterium DNA encoding:
- a CDS encoding transposase family protein, whose protein sequence is MYTILEVYSRYVVGCMVSYRESAALAEELIAETCWRQNIDRGSLTIHADNGSSMRSSVVAQLLADLGVAKTHSRPHVSNDNPFSESAFKTLKYRPEFPERFSTIEEARLFCKTFYRWYNVEHRHSGIAMLTPANVHFKQHEPILQSRAAVLIKAFETHPERFVKGTPQVKSVPDHVWINPPLKIAVGFGG
- a CDS encoding M28 family peptidase, which encodes MRSTIVTLLVFTALSASPAQLSIETAKEDIIRLCSPEFVGRGYFAEGNAKAGNYLKARFREIGLVPIAADIGQKFEIEQNVVDGLATLEVNDRKLVLGRDFLPFATTGSGSNSRRTPIYYVRGGVFAPNKGINDYAAVASERAILIFDDEVSAQVQADKSIDPRSYSRAARIANAGELRASAAIFLVKELMASTPYEKANVAVFDVLLSSLPTPVESVRFEVEASMEEYDAENIIGMVKGTGETDTSIIICAHYDHLGGFADSLYFPGANDNASGVGMLLTLADYFATHPTKHSLVFIAFSGEDVGLIGSKYYSENPLKPLATTKFLLNLDMVASGNDGVMAVGGDDFPEFYAILKAANESLALGPLYKRWNAPNGDHHFISQKGVKTFFLYANQGTQPYHSFQDVPATLDWKAFAHILALSKEFIAAIAN